From the genome of Plasmodium malariae genome assembly, chromosome: 9, one region includes:
- the PmUG01_09028700 gene encoding ubiquitin-protein ligase, putative (unknown EC number: 6.3.2.19): MFNEGSNSRRINLSGKKHVILNKDSFIEKAKREKEICLTLTKRKNAFKIISNYICFKKCIESRREEINNILPKRINDIILLEKIVSPAIYRKALRICLHEFSVQSTFLFSKKDCYKHYKGMKFENTIYPPIKCLLDVIKLYNKIDRLEEDEDGNITKDGTATSSFDAKDSGESILRSDNQISCTQDKTIFHDRPHVDKEKLGSSIEVVKNKFYYRHKKELKILTNHLDILLGNYYVYNVNIYREYHEGVRREEEDYYKSSSVNSSGRRGVQFEKSTDELSSSMLHLYYLYNFILNNLFIEELEVKIRHYENNRNGENCKYDENCKYDENCKNCNYKLAASLKKISDYIILTMNGLTTIIKKILQSYGDKNVDMHYASSKLIMYVCDMIYVYFYILKIKGKDLKSGQVTELKQKINVLLNFVLVHVGQTMGHTNGSEYDNKKDNKSDNKSDNKSDNKSDNKSDNKSDNKSDNKSNNKSDNKNDNKSDNKSDNKNDNKSDNKNDNKNDNKNDNKNNNDSNSNYNNNYYHGSSFHGSFFHRSSRRRSCAGNNYHLFISFFKYNIFELFTSTVDVKDELKLLKRILLIIINNTYKDVDAMRKYVYNCDNNTINSIHNKSYIYNQHSFDSYHISGINLFKNLLLFAQCNRKFLDHNIFDLLLEAYLFLPLKYHPYIYQVTVIEGNKEKWLGLAGNNLINDSTKFKNNVNGNQRGREASLLEEPSPELKAEWERPQEEEPNKSLQSSPGENKNTFSTYQAYMKKLQMGYYYSKDIIDSLLYICSKCGFIKLDTLLFVLLPFRSLHINIYKTYKNYYDYIKNVSSSAEEVINGKYDSVSSRKKEELRGYLGSKGNHEKERIINRAGGHGNSRHGSSFHDGSLHGSSGHNTNHRSSSSHYKHVLNFSKGAQEKDPIGGMALQRVQRNCLFSLNNLVSVKEEKEKGYDMINNDILLRVKKILVMHHIPIYLIKIIYLFWFYTCKCNDTMFFKNLVFFPYFDNTALSIYVSSFCFLFHYYIIINMYNKLIDIKSYRLSNHFMKHACFKKVCSLLVLSLCVILKVSINAINFEIMYRLSDEGRKRIEELIEGIADEDIYNDEDEEYEKEFNRKEEDDVLYGGDVIHVEDMEKIKGKKGQNEDIFYGEKNRFNDTLILNFQILHVSLGDEEKVEDDKCRCGKSFVRKEVEEGTSKNEVQTEHKKKKIYENFGKNVVQEEVKNEGVDYTRSLGANIVLGNDDDDSFDMYVSSLPQCDLLKILESLDRLRKYECTCNERDCYCYVSGSDGGDDSGYGWGRLCTDCSMREFIRRSSRNSKCVNYANDGINSSIVGSGYGCGSISGSGKGSALGSQGRNVEDSSYTSTMITYYLYKSDRKGLSYILPLLLKKLYKINSYIDLFEEDFFVIKETFNLLKNRFNILGECNNLNYNSSSYNEESHLFIEKNDIYLNNNIKHVNVLANYLLRHAPFTLPFSDRILLFYHFRNKSKENIRDDQRFNFIEAKHHLIRRGNIMEDAFIILHKLDSTQLKQNIRIAFIDKNGNEETGIDGGGLFKEFIILLCREIFHPNFILFQNLQKNNTLFPKTYEQNDNLTLYEFAGRVVGKAIYERILIETIFNNVFLNLLLFDDIDINDIFFIDENIFNSLLYIQNTNNVENLSLTFCTYEKKSPDVGTIKQYEDIKNFFYILSKNVLNNTFPNNTSGIVGTSSTSRSDMEPFFFPQSGPYPHGNINNFFSIIDNLDALINTLDRNLSSISRNVMQMGRLSRNTDLSDHSSFDNFGSFNGPRGHSAIHRVDITRNDVSSNVPLSVGREDERVSYSQSSLNGRVDPVSSENVENQSSENENTNDQFLQKEDFECIELIPNGRNIIVNDENKKLYIKLYINYKYNKLIKKKTEYFLKGLSQLIPTKWLKLFNAQELKTLISGNDKCFDVDDLRKNVVYGGGYSETSRTVINLFEILKRFTPKEKSLFLMFVTSCSRSPLLGFQELYPKFCIYRVVDYTRLPTASTCVNLLKLPDYSSCEVLYKNLVTAINGTQGFDLS, translated from the coding sequence atgttTAATGAAGGTAGTAATAGTAGAAGAATTAACTTGAGTGGAAAAAAGCATGTTATACTGAATAAGGACTCGTTTATTGAAAAAGCTAAAAGGGAGAAAGAAATTTGTCTTACATTaacgaaaagaaaaaatgcttttaaaattataagtaattatatttgttttaaaaaatgtattgaGAGTAGAagagaagaaataaataatattcttcctaaaagaataaatgatataatattattagagAAAATAGTATCACCTGCTATTTATAGGAAAGCACTGAGGATATGTTTACATGAATTTTCAGTTCAGTcaacttttcttttttcaaaaaaggaTTGTTATAAACATTACAAGGGTATGAAATTTGAAAATACGATATACCCACCAATAAAATGTTTACTCGATGTAATAAagttatataacaaaatagatCGTTTAGAGGAGGATGAAGATGGTAACATAACCAAGGATGGTACTGCTACTAGCAGTTTCGACGCAAAGGACAGTGGTGAAAGTATATTACGGAGTGATAACCAGATAAGCTGTACACAggataaaacaatttttcatGATCGTCCACATGTtgataaggaaaaattagGAAGCAGTATCGAAGtagtaaaaaacaaattttattacagACACAAGAAAGAATTGAAAATATTGACAAATCATTTAGACATTTTGTTAggaaattattatgtatataatgtgAACATATATAGAGAATACCATGAAGGGGTAAGGAGGGAGGAGGAAGACTATTATAAGTCTAGTAGTGTAAATAGTAGTGGTAGAAGAGGCGTACAATTCGAAAAAAGTACGGACGAACTGAGCAGTAGTATGCTACACttgtattatttgtataattttattttgaataatttgTTCATTGAAGAGTTGGAGGTGAAAATAAGGCATTACGAGAATAACAGAAATGGGGAAAACTGCAAATATGACGAAAATTGCAAATATGACGAAAACTGCAAAAATTGCAATTACAAATTAGCCGCGTCGCTCAAGAAAATTAGtgattacataattttaactATGAATGGACTGACTACCATCATAAAGAAAATACTTCAATCATATGGGGATAAAAACGTTGACATGCATTATGCATCATCAAAGTTAATAATGTATGTCTGTGATatgatatatgtatatttttatatattaaaaataaagggaAAAGATTTAAAGAGTGGTCAGGTAACAGAGCTGAAGCAGAAAATTAACGTGCTACTAAATTTTGTGCTTGTTCATGTGGGGCAAACGATGGGCCACACCAACGGAAGTGAATACGACAATAAAAAAGACAACAAAAGCGATAACAAAAGCGATAACAAAAGCGATAACAAAAGCGATAACAAAAGCGATAACAAAAGCGATAACAAAAGCGATAACAAAAGCAATAACAAAAGCGATAACAAAAACGATAACAAAAGCGATAACAAAAGCGATAACAAAAACGATAACAAAAGCGATAACAAAAACGATAACAAAAACGATAACAAAAACGATAACAAAAACAATAAcgatagtaatagtaattataataataattactacCATGGAAGTTCTTTCCATGGTAGTTTCTTTCATCGCAGTTCTCGCCGTCGCAGTTGTGCTGGCAATAACTAccatctttttatttctttctttaaatataatattttcgaATTATTCACAAGTACCGTCGATGTAAAGGATGAATTGAAACTACTGAAAAGGAtactactaataataattaacaatACCTACAAAGATGTGGATGCAATGAGAAAGTATGTGTACAACTGTGACAACAATACAATTAACTCTATTCATAACAaatcctatatatataatcaacATTCATTTGATTCATATCATATTTCTGGAatcaatttatttaaaaatctACTATTATTTGCTCAGTGCAATAGGAAATTCTTAGaccataatatttttgatttaCTTCTAGAggcatatttatttttgccCCTTAAGTATCATCCGTATATTTACCAGGTCACTGTAATTGAAGGTAACAAAGAGAAATGGTTGGGATTAGCTGGAAATAATCTGATCAACGATTCTACAAAATTCAAGAATAATGTGAATGGAAATCAAAGGGGTAGAGAAGCGTCATTACTTGAGGAACCTTCACCAGAGCTGAAGGCGGAATGGGAAAGGCCGCAGGAGGAGGAACCGAATAAGTCGTTGCAATCGAGTCCGGgcgaaaataaaaatacttttagCACTTATCAAGCatatatgaagaaattaCAAATGGGTTATTATTATAGCAAGGATATAATCGATTCGCTGCTGTACATATGCAGTAAGTGTGGTTTTATCAAATTAGACACCTTGCTTTTTGTTTTGCTTCCTTTTAGAAgcttacatataaatatatataaaacatataaaaattactacgactatattaaaaatgtgaGCAGCAGTGCTGAGGAGGTAATAAATGGAAAGTATGACAGTGTAAGCAGtagaaaaaaggaagaacTACGCGGGTATCTTGGATCCAAGGGTAACCACGAGAAGGAGCGCATCATAAACAGGGCTGGAGGCCATGGTAATAGCCGCCATGGTAGTAGCTTCCACGATGGTAGCCTTCACGGCAGTAGCGGCCATAATACGAACCACCGTAGTAGCAGCAGTCATTATAAGcatgttttaaatttttcgaAGGGAGCGCAGGAGAAGGACCCCATTGGGGGAATGGCTTTGCAAAGAGTCCAGAGAAATTGCCTTTTTAGCTTAAACAACTTAGTAAGtgtaaaagaagaaaaggaaaaaggataTGATATGATAAACAATGACATATTATTGAgggtgaaaaaaatattggtaATGCATCATATCcctatttatttaataaaaataatatatctcTTTTGGTTTTACACATGTAAATGCAACGATAccatgttttttaaaaatttggtgttttttccatattttgaCAATACAGCTTTATCTATTTATGTTTCTtccttttgttttctttttcattattatattataattaatatgtacAATAAACTAATTGACATAAAGAGTTACAGACTTAGTAATCATTTTATGAAGCATGCATGTTTTAAAAAGGTATGCAGTCTCTTAGTGTTATCCTTGTGTGTTATTTTAAAGGTGTCAATAAATGCAattaattttgaaataatgTATAGATTATCAGATGAAGGAAGAAAAAGGATAGAGGAACTCATCGAAGGCATTGCGGATgaggatatatataatgatgaGGATGAGGAGTACGAAAAGGAGTTTAACAGAAAAGAGGAAGACGATGTACTATACGGGGGAGATGTAATACACGTGGAagatatggaaaaaataaaaggaaaaaagggaCAAAATGAGGATATTTTCTATGGAGAGAAAAACCGGTTTAACGACACCCTCATATtgaattttcaaatattgcATGTATCTTTGGGGGATGAAGAAAAGGTCGAAGATGATAAATGCAGATGTGGCAAAAGTTTTGTGAGAAAGGAGGTAGAAGAAGGGACAAGTAAAAATGAAGTTCAGACggagcataaaaaaaaaaaaatttatgaaaattttggTAAAAATGTGGTACAAGAAGAGGTAAAGAATGAAGGTGTAGATTATACGAGAAGTCTAGGTGCCAACATTGTGTTAGGTAACGATGATGATGATTCGTTTGATATGTATGTTAGTAGTCTCCCCCAATGTGACTTGTTAAAAATACTGGAGTCGTTAGATAGATTAAGGAAGTATGAATGCACTTGCAATGAAAGGGATTGCTACTGTTATGTTAGTGGTAGTGATGGTGGTGATGACAGTGGCTATGGATGGGGAAGACTATGCACAGACTGCAGTATGAGGGAGTTCATACGGAGGAGTAGTAGAAACAGTAAATGCGTTAATTATGCGAATGATGGTATTAACAGCAGCATTGTAGGAAGCGGGTATGGCTGTGGTAGTATTAGCGGAAGTGGTAAGGGAAGCGCTTTGGGGTCTCAAGGGAGAAACGTTGAGGACTCGTCATACACGTCAACGATGATCACGTACTATCTGTACAAGAGTGATAGGAAGGGGCTGAGCTACATTTTGCCGCTGTTGTTGAAAAAGCTATACAAGATAAATAGCTATATAGATTTGTTTGAAGAAGATTTTTTCGTTATAAAGgaaacatttaatttattaaaaaaccGCTTCAACATTTTAGGTGAGTGTAATAACTTAAATTACAATAGTAGTAGTTATAATGAAGAATCccatttatttatagaaaagaatgatatatatttaaataataatataaagcaTGTGAATGTTTTGGCAAATTATTTATTGCGACATGCACCTTTTACCTTACCATTTAGTGATagaatacttttattttatcatttccgTAATAAGAGTAAAGAGAATATAAGAGACGATCaacgttttaattttatagaGGCAAAACATCATTTAATAAGACGAGGAAATATTATGGAAGATGCTTTTATAATACTACATAAACTCGATTCAACacaattaaaacaaaatattagaaTAGCTTTTATTGATAAAAATGGTAATGAAGAAACAGGAATAGATGGAGGTGGATTATTCaaagaatttattattttattatgtaggGAAATATTTCAtcctaattttattttattccaaaatttgcaaaaaaataatacattatttcCAAAAACTTATGAACAGAACGACAACTTAACTTTGTATGAGTTTGCTGGTAGAGTAGTAGGCAAAGCTATATATGAAAGAATATTAATAGAAaccatttttaataatgtcTTTTTAAATCTATTACTTTTTGACGATATtgatataaatgatatattctttattgatgaaaatatctttaatagtttattatatattcagaaTACTAATAATGTCGAAAATTTATCTTTAACCTTTTGTACCTATGAGAAAAAAAGCCCTGATGTAGGTACTATAAAGCAGTATGAAGACATAAagaattttttctatattttaagCAAAAATGTTTTGAATAATACTTTTCCTAATAATACTTCTGGAATAGTTGGTACCTCTAGTACTAGCAGAAGTGATATGGAgcccttttttttcccacAAAGTGGACCTTATCCTCATGGGAACATAAACAATTTCTTCAGCATCATCGATAACTTAGATGCCCTCATAAATACTTTGGATAGGAATTTGTCCTCTATTTCAAGAAACGTTATGCAGATGGGTCGTTTGAGCAGGAATACCGATTTGAGCGACCATAGCAGTTTTGACAATTTTGGCAGTTTTAACGGTCCTAGGGGCCATAGTGCCATCCATAGAGTGGATATAACGAGAAATGACGTAAGTAGTAATGTACCTTTGTCTGTAGGTAGGGAAGACGAGAGGGTTTCATACAGCCAGTCCAGTCTGAACGGTAGAGTTGATCCTGTTTCGAGTGAAAATGTGGAAAACCAAAGTAGCGAAAACGAAAATACAAATGATCAATTTTTACAGAAGGAGGACTTTGAATGTATTGAACTAATTCCAAATGGTCGAAATATAATAGtgaatgatgaaaataaaaaattatatataaaattatatattaattataaatataataaattaataaagaaaaaaacggagtattttttaaaaggttTATCACAATTAATACCAACGAAATGGCTTAAACTTTTTAATGCTCAAGAGTTGAAGACACTAATTTCTGGTAATGATAAATGTTTTGATGTAGATGATTTAAGAAAGAATGTTGTTTATGGTGGTGGGTACAGTGAGACTAGTAGAACagttattaatttatttgaaatattaaaaaggttTACACCAAAAGAGAAGAGTCTTTTTCTTATGTTTGTAACAAGTTGTTCAAGATCTCCTCTACTAGGTTTTCAAGAATTATATccaaaattttgtatttacaGAGTAGTAGATTATACTAGACTACCCACTGCATCAACATGTGTCAATTTGTTGAAACTGCCTGATTATTCATCATGCGAAgttttgtataaaaatttgGTAACGGCAATAAATGGTACGCAGGGCTTTGACTTGAGCTAA
- the PmUG01_09028800 gene encoding AP-4 complex subunit mu, putative — MVVSQLYILSPRGDTIISRDFRGDISKGSAELFFRNVKLHKGDAPPLFYLNGINFIYLKSNSLYFVLTSLFNVSPSYLVELLNRLLKVFKDFCGQINEEIIRANFILIYEIIDEVIDYGYIQNSNTEYIRNLIHNEIAASSRSSNNNNMNKKFAHLSNFSIKHSNTLPSNASQKPIQINDKKNEIFIDIVEKINLIMNSKGEIIYSYVDGVIQIKSYLLGNPYIKIALNDDLYIKNIHNDNSNNIIIDDCNFNHLVNLSQFEREKILSLYQPDGECVLMNYRINNNFKAPFRVFASLVYNPTHTVELCIRIRLDIPAQYTCTNVFVNCNLCKHISNVHLDLNSNSDLFSAHYISNEHKLLWTIKKFKGENEYSIRSKITLNTNYVYSRRDFGPIYILFEIPMFNLSKLRIKYLRIIENYKSCNTHRWVRYITQSSSYVYRLN; from the exons ATGGTAGTTTCCCAGCTGTACATCCTATCCCCCAGAGGGGATACAATTATCAGTCGTGACTTCAGAGGGGATATATCGAAAGGTAGTGCTGagttattttttagaaatgtAAAATTGCACAAAGGGGATGCTCCAcctttgttttatttgaatGGAATAAATTTCatctatttaaaaagtaatagtctttatttcgttttaacatctttatttaatgtatCACCAAGTTACTTAGTCGAACTACTAAATAGattattaaaagtatttaAAGATTTTTGTGGTCAAATTaatgaagaaataattagagcaaattttatattaatatatgaaataatagaTGAAGTAATAGATTATggatatattcaaaatagtaatacagaatatataagaaatttaaTACATAATGAAATAGCCGCTAGCAGTAGAagtagcaataataataatatgaataagaAATTTGCTCATTTATCCAACTTTTCAATTAAACATTCAAATACTTTACCATCTAATGCTTCTCAAAAACCTATtcaaataaatgataaaaaaaatgaaatttttattgataTTGTGGAAAagattaatttaattatgaaTAGTAAAGGTGAAATTATTTACTCTTATGTGGATGGAGTAATACAGATAAAGTCCTATTTACTTGGAAatccatatataaaaattgctTTAAATGATGActtgtacataaaaaatattcataatgacaattctaataatattattattgatgACTGTAATTTTAATCATTTAGTTAATTTATCCCAATTTGAAAGGGAAAAGATACTCTCTTTGTACCAACCAGATGGGGAATGCGTTCTTATGAACTACAGGATTAACAACAACTTCAAGGCCCCCTTTCGAGTCTTTGCCAGCCTTGTCTACAATCCCACACACACG GTAGAGCTCTGCATTCGAATAAGGCTTGACATCCCAGCTCAGTACACGTGCACAAACGTGTTTGTTAACTGTAACCTGTGCAAACACATAAGTAACGTGCACCTGGATCTGAACTCCAACTCGGACCTTTTTTCCGCTCACTACATATCAAACGAACACAAACTTCTATGGACAATAAAGAAGTTCaag GGGGAAAACGAGTATAGTATACGATCGAAAATAACATTGAACACAAATTATGTTTACTCTAGACGTGATTTCGGACccatatatattctttttgaAATTCCCATGTTCAATTTATCAAAactaagaataaaatatttacgtatcattgaaaattataagtCGTGTAATACACACAGGTGGGTTCGCTACATCACTCAGTCGTCTTCATACGTGTATAGATTGAattga
- the PmUG01_09028900 gene encoding ATP-dependent zinc metalloprotease FTSH, putative produces MLKMYVLRRGRRVLYNEKRPYNSGKYWGGIERLKSIMQHEEGVGKKRFHSSLICIKNFNKGIEKEFSGVAISNEKNIQNNFSLYSLVSLLQKKWCTTGSRNNTGGDNKELLFNIFLKYAKMNHMSLYFLNKYNFGKYEKHAKSIWSSTWYNTANGRRYNSSCSSTSNDAHNYMRRSDYVCFKDKIFAVRYMLNILVHMCRERINKSPWLIKRSMPFCNSSKVIYDRIPFFSFLRKIYFSKAPKGFERFEKKNASPNSFKPEEDKHKKFDNYFFYVFFLLLLLFLLFVDSNSLYNEVSQNDFFYNYLAKGYIEKIKLINKDYVKAYLNSHGVTKYHLKYISFRIGNSDSFERKVEEMQKQMNIKREELIEVQYMNETNLLNEVKSYIPSILFFLLLIFIFQKITLKNVSNSGMDRLFKFSKITPINKNNYKTDVKFSSVAGMKQAKEEIMEFVDFLKNPSKYEILGAKIPKGALLCGAPGTGKTLLAKAVAGEANVPFFNISGSDFIEVFVGIGPSRVRELFAQARKHAPSIIFIDEIDAVGRKRSKGGFAGGGNDERENTLNQMLVEMDGFHTSNDKVVILAGTNRVDILDPAITRPGRFDRIVNISKPDIDERSEIFQVHLKNLKLHETLDIKNISYILASLTPGFVGADIANVVNEGAIQCARRSNMIGVQVKDFELAIERVIGGLPKSSSLISPYEKKIISYHETGHALIGWFLEFADPVLKVSIIPRNNGALGYSQHLSEEIMLFSKEQILDKIAVILGGRASEELFIGKITTGAIDDLNKVTQLCYSYVSQYGMNKEIGLVSFQPNSTSEYNLYRPHSECLAHQIDNEVRTLIESQYNRVKTILLKNEKHVHNLANLLYQKETISYQDIQKCVGERPYPIKSNYEKFVKANPYKLIPSSEDTQSETSQSETSQSSGGNRDGSDQLTLSSLDRCCNKSDQDGPGVTKKSSDDKGRGAVSNKSVLAKSNGISEKGKEEEGGEVDRAEREERDEQDERAEHVKEAGGTKRRRDDEKAGKGKSASPDGTKKDYKVLNISTI; encoded by the coding sequence ATGCTCAAGATGTATGTCCTGCGAAGGGGTAGGAGGGTCTTATACAATGAAAAAAGGCCATACAACAGTGGTAAATATTGGGGAGGAATAGAAAGATTAAAGAGTATAATGCAACATGAAGAAGGGGTAGGGAAAAAAAGATTCCACAGCTCTTtgatatgtataaaaaattttaataaaggtatagaaaaagaatttaGCGGAGTAGCTATAAGCAATGAGAAGAATATTCAAAAcaatttttccttatattcATTGGTAAGTCTACTTCAGAAAAAATGGTGTACTACTGGTAGTAGGAACAACACCGGTGGGGATAATAAAGAATtgctttttaatatttttttaaaatatgcaaaaatgaATCATAtgagtttatattttttaaataagtataattttGGAAAGTATGAAAAGCATGCTAAGTCCATTTGGAGTAGCACTTGGTACAACACGGCAAATGGTAGAAGATATAATAGTTCGTGTAGTAGTACTTCGAATGATGCACATAATTATATGCGGCGCAGTGATTATGTATGTTTTAAAGATAAGATTTTTGCAGTAAGATATATGCTGAATATACTAGTACACATGTGTAGAGAAAGGATAAATAAGAGCCCTTGGCTGATAAAAAGAAGTATGCCATTTTGTAATAGTAGTAAAGTTATATATGATAGAATaccctttttttcatttttgagAAAGATATACTTTTCAAAAGCACCCAAAGGATTTGAACGATTCGAAAAGAAGAATGCTTCACCAAATTCGTTTAAACCTGAGGaagataaacataaaaagtttgacaattactttttttatgtcttttttttattattattactttttctaCTGTTTGTAGACTCGAATAGTTTATATAACGAGGTGAGTCAGAAcgattttttttacaattatttgGCAAAGGGATATATAGAAAAGATaaagttaataaataaagattaTGTGAAGGCTTATTTAAATAGTCATGGGGTTACAAAGTAtcatttgaaatatatttcatttcgTATAGGTAATAGTGATTCATTTGAAAGAAAAGTAGAAGAGATGCAGaaacaaatgaatataaaaagagaagaattAATTGAAGTTCAATATATGAATGAAAcgaatttattaaatgagGTGAAGAGTTATATACCtagtattcttttttttttattattaatttttatatttcaaaaaatcactttaaaaaatgtatctAATAGTGGTATGGATAGACTATTTaaatttagtaaaataactccaataaataaaaataattataaaacgGATGTTAAATTTTCAAGTGTAGCAGGTATGAAACAAgcaaaagaagaaataatggAATTTGTagactttttaaaaaatccaTCTAAATACGAAATACTTGGAGCAAAAATACCAAAGGGTGCACTATTATGTGGTGCACCAGGAACAGGGAAAACATTACTAGCTAAAGCAGTTGCAGGAGAAGCTAATGTTCCTTTCTTTAATATTAGTGGAAGTGATTTTATCGAAGTGTTTGTAGGTATTGGACCATCAAGAGTAAGAGAATTATTTGCTCAAGCAAGAAAACATGCTCcatctataatttttattgatGAAATAGATGCAGTAGGAAGAAAAAGATCAAAAGGAGGATTTGCGGGAGGTGGAAATGATGAGAGAGAAAATACATTAAACCAAATGTTAGTCGAAATGGATGGTTTTCATACATCTAATGATAAAGTTGTCATTTTAGCTGGTACTAATAGAGTAGATATATTAGATCCAGCTATAACTAGACCAGGTAGATTTGATCGTATTGTAAATATTAGTAAACCAGATATAGATGAAAGGTCGGAAATATTTCAAGTGCatttaaagaatttaaaattacaCGAAACgttagatataaaaaatattagttaCATATTAGCATCTTTAACACCTGGTTTTGTTGGAGCTGATATAGCAAATGTCGTTAATGAAGGAGCTATTCAATGTGCTAGAAGATCGAACATGATAGGAGTACAGGTAAAAGATTTTGAGTTAGCAATTGAAAGAGTTATAGGTGGTTTACCTAAATCTTCATCCCTTATTTCACCatatgaaaagaaaattatttcatatcaTGAAACTGGGCATGCACTTATTGGATGGTTTCTAGAATTTGCCGACCCAGTTTTAAAAGTGTCAATAATACCTAGGAATAATGGTGCACTAGGATACTCACAACACCTGAGTGAAGAAATAATGCTATTTTCGAAAGAACAGATATTAGATAAAATTGCAGTAATATTAGGAGGAAGAGCATCtgaagaattatttattggAAAAATTACGACAGGAGCAATTGATGATTTAAATAAAGTAACACAGTTATGTTATTCATACGTATCTCAGTATGGAATGAACAAAGAAATAGGATTAGTTTCTTTTCAACCTAATTCTACTAGTGAGTATAATTTGTATAGACCTCATTCAGAATGCTTAGCACATCAAATAGATAACGAAGTGCGTACATTAATTGAGTCGCAGTATAATAGAGTAAAAACAATacttttgaaaaatgaaaaacatgtACATAACTTGGCTAATTTGTTATATCAGAAGGAAACTATATCTTACCAGGATATTCAAAAATGTGTAGGTGAACGTCCTTACCCTATAAAGTCTAATTACGAAAAGTTTGTCAAGGCAAATCCGTACAAACTTATACCCAGTAGTGAGGATACTCAGAGTGAGACCTCTCAGAGTGAGACCTCTCAGAGTTCAGGTGGGAATAGAGATGGTAGTGACCAGTTGACGTTATCCTCTTTGGACAGGTGTTGTAATAAAAGCGATCAAGACGGACCTGGTGTTACCAAAAAGAGCAGTGATGACAAGGGAAGGGGGGCGGTCAGTAACAAATCTGTACTAGCAAAGTCGAATGGGATAagtgaaaaaggaaaagaagaagaaggaGGGGAAGTCGATCGGGCAGAAAGAGAGGAACGAGACGAGCAAGATGAACGAGCTGAACATGTTAAAGAAGCAGGAGGTACAAAAAGAAGAAGGGATGATGAAAAAGCGGGCAAGGGGAAAAGTGCATCCCCAGATGGTACTAAAAAAGATTACAAGGTTTTGAACATATCTACAATAtga